TAAAAAAAGCACAGTTAATATCTTTTACATACTGAAATAGTTAAAATTAGATTCTACCTAATTTGACATTTTTAGCAAGACAAATTTAATAGTGAAGTTTGGTAATCTAAAAATGATTCTGTAGGGTAATGAAAATTCTTGGCTCCTCCGTCCTTGGAAAGGAGCACAAGTATGAAAACAAGACAAGGAAATTATATGAAAGACTCAGTTTGTGGGTCCACTGTGTGGGTCTGGTTGAACCTGTAAGAACAGGTAAGATGAGCCTTTTCCCAAGGCCTTCTGAAGGCTTCTGAAGAGTGCTGTGGCAGTCTGTCTGCTTTCTTGCAAGCCGTGGGGCCTTCCTGGTAGCATCAGGTGGCATTTATGTTTGTCATATGACTGAACTTGTAAGAACTGTTTCTGGCACATGCCAATTATGATGATTGGCATGCACTAGTCATGTGGCTGTGTAACTatttgtgttcctgtgtgacttATGGATGTCCTTGACATGGTGATTAACACCTGTGGCATTTGTCCCATgctggaggtgtccctgtgtgtgtgctgaggGAGAAGCTGAGCTTCACTGCTGTTCAGTGTCTTTGTAAGGTGTTACGTGGTCTGTTGAAGCTCAGAGAGGGCAGCACTCACTTGGTAGTGTTGCCTTAGCAGAAAAATACGTGGTCTCCAAATTTAGCTCTTAACTGCTCACTGGGATTTCTCATGTCTTCTAGgcagaataatttatttgtaaattaaaaagaaaaacccaaacaacttgAATTGTACCTTTCCTCTTTTGGCTTATGTTTACTTGTGGAACCATTTCTTTAACTTCCTGAATTGCCACTCGGGAAGTGGTAGAATATTGCAAAGGGGtgaaacatttctttcctcCAGCGAAAGAGCCCTAtttgcttcctttccttcttctcacaAGTTCCTGTTTGAGAATGAAATACAGGTAatttttgtcctgttttctgTCCCCCTTCCCCCCTTAGTGATACATCCGTACAACATTCCTATCCACTTTTGCTGTTGAAATTTGGTAGAAAACAGGTGTtctgtgtgtttgctttgttcttGAGGTTTGTAACTTCCATGTTGCATAAGATAATTTTGCCAGCTAACAGAATTATGTGATATGTAAGTAGCTGGTAAATACGCAATCATTTGCAACCTAAGCTTTAGGCTATTTTACCTGTTGGTGCTCCAGTCACGTTTATGGCCCCAGTGAGGATTATGGTCCAGCTCTGCCAGATGCTGAAAGCATATCTAGATGGCAGCTGtgctccattttattttttctgtggtgGATTTGTTTAAGTCTCTGCACCTGTGGAAGGGAGGATGTAGTTGTTAACTGAAAGCAATCCTTCCGTCTCATTtagctgaaatgaaataaaattcaagaGAACAAATGAGCCTGAATCCAGTCTTTATTTCCTCTGAATGGGTAAATGATTACTTTTGACACAGCACTAATATGAATGTGCAGTGGTGTGTTGGGAAGTGCTGCCAAGGTGGTTAAGGGGGCTCTGTAATGTGCTGCAGGGGCTTGGTCTACACTACTGATGTGATGTGTAGGATGAGTAATTTTCCATCATAACTTCTGATTATCTACACAGTATGATTTCAATATTGAAATCTAGTAGTGCAAAGCTTGTTAAAgaatttgttttgtgttctATCTCTTTCTCAGATACCATGCTTATGTGGAagtgctccctgcctgctctgccgaTGCTGCCCCAGTGGAAACAACTCCACCATAACTCGGCTgatttatgctttctttttactGCTTGGTGTGAGTGTTGCCTGTGTAATGTTAATACCAGGCatggaagagcagctgaagaagGTCAGGTTACTTCTTTACTAACATGTTGGGTAGAACGACTGTCACAGATAATTGTAAATGACATCTTGAAAGCATGAGTTTTATTTGGATGAACATAATTGTGCTGCCACCTGTGTTTCACAGTCACCATTCATTTGATTGTAGGTCAAATAGACACTACACAGATGAAAAGcactacttaaaaataaagttaggcctctttttttaatagtctagagcagaaaaaaagttttttgccaaacaagaaaatgtaatttaaatatgtggggttttaaattatatattgtTGAGATGCTTCTATTTGTGGTACTTGATTCATTTTGCTTGCTgttaatagaagaaaaaactaAGCACAGTCTAAGATGTATTCTAGTTTCATTGTGCTGTACCAGttccatttctattttaaagtcTGCGAATTCataacaaaactatttttctctAATAATAGCATTTTTCACTAAGGAAAGTAGGAAGTGCTTACATGATTTTACAGTTTGTTATATACAGATACAATAATGCACCTAAAATTAGAGTAATAATTTGAGTTTTTAGAGAGCTTGTAGGTTCACTGAACTCAGCTTGTATGTTCTTGGGTTCTattagtttttgttttgctgtacttttttttttttctaggagaTAGTAACTTCTGCTAGGCATGCTTTTGATTGTTTTTGACCCAAATGATTCATCTGTAAATGTTTAATTCAGTGTGGCTTAGTAACCATATTAAATCTTCAGTGAGAGCCATGTTAGTCACCTAGGAAGGAAAATGACAGCCTTCTGGAGTATGATTTGCCTTCAAAAAGATGGTGCTCATGTCCTGGTGGTGACTAGAAAGGATATTCTCAGCTGTTTACTATGGAAGTTACAGGCAGTTGGTGATGTTACTTTCCGAGAGGAggctgtttctgttttaaagaggTGTGAGCGGGCTGCCTTATAGCAATGTCATGAACTTGATAGTGACTCAAGTTAAGTTTACCAAATCCCAGATCTTTTATTAATCTCCAGGTTAAGATCAGCAactgaaaactgcatttctttgaGAAGTTTTGAAATTCCTAATGACAGAAACCCCCCCACACTGTTAataggttggggttttttggttttgtttagaaTTTGCCTGTGTGGGATTTTTTCCTTGAATCTGTTTCATATTCTGATTGGACTGTAACTAACAATACAGCCTTTCAGTATCATATTTGCTAGAAATGTTAATGGTTGCATAATGTTACAATATTAATGAATTGTATATTAATAAATTGCTAATGCATATTTACTCACAGGAGGCCTTTTACAGATCGGTGAAGTATCTTATATTTCTCACAGATTCCTGGATTTTGTgagggagggatgggaacaACTATTCCTGGTGTGCATGGCCAGGTGAATTGCGATGTGCTAGTTGGTTACAAAGCCGTGTACCGTGTGTGCTTTGGGATGGCCatgttcttccttctcttctccttacTGATGATCAAAGTGAAGAGCAGCAATGACCCAAGAGCAGCCGTGCACAATGGGTAAGATATGGAAATAAGCACTGAGATGGATGGTATGGTGTGTGCGTATGAGATACAGCTACTGTGAAATTAAAGCCTGTGGCTCAGCATGCTGGTCACATTTGCTGTTCCACAGACAAAAACATTCATAGGAGCTAGAGGAGCGCTGTTGCAGTAGAGGGTGTTCAAAGTTATTATAGTTCTTAGATGTGGCAGATTAATTTTTGTAGGAGGAAAAGCTACACATGGCTTTTCAGAACCTGAACTGTGTCAGTGGCTAATCTATCCAGAGGTTTCCCAATATTAGAGATTCTGCTTTTGTCCAAAGATGAGAAGATTCAGAGATGAATAATGGGACTATGTTTCATtccactgagattttttttcagcaactAGAAAGATTAAAAAGTCTCATCTGTCTTCTAGGAATTAGATGCCTGTTAAAGTTGGGGTTTGTAAGGACTTGCTCTTTTCtgagcaattttattttaaagattgtAACAGTCACATCTGTAtatctatataaatatttatctctTCTGTCCTGCTATCTTTTCTTCAGTCTCTCTTCTGTATGGAATTACGTATTCAGTTTCTGAGCTTCCcagtaattttttctcttgtatgtCATTATAGTTAGAATTATCAGAGAGAAGGCAATAGTTGAATTTCAGCTTGCAGGTTGACACAAGTGGTATTTTTCCTCCAGGTTCAGTCCATGTGTAATGTACCTTGAACTAGGGAACTGTAAAGTTTTGTAATAGGGCATGGCACTAAAAAGCATAAAGCCATTTATGGTGCCTTGGTGGTCACAGTTATTGCTtagactgctgctttttcaggaTGATTACGGTTAACAAGAAGCTGTGAACAGCTAAGccataaaaatgaagaaatacttttatattAAGTATAAGAAGATGAAACACTTCTGgcttaaaatgagaaaaaccttgaaattatttctgtaggggaaaataaaataattaaaactgcaGAATATTGCTTTGTTTGCTACGTTGTCTGTtttagtctaaagaaaaagCGACCTGGTACAGTATTAAGATGCATTGGCAGTAGTAGCTCAGTTCAGCCTTTTCCCCCAGGAGGGTCATACTCAttacaagcaaaaagaaagtgCTTCTGGTATATTATATATCAACActttgtggtttgtgttttggtttgtttgtttgtttgttttacaataAAACCACCATTTACATGATGTGGAGTCTTTCTACATAAAaccacttttaaaatgtttgggaTCTTCTTGATGCTCTTACCTGGAATTTTGCTCTCCATAAAAAATGTTGGTACTATTTATGCAACTTGTAGCAGTTTACTCTTAGACAATGTAGTGTCAGCAGtaggataaaaggaaaaaggataCTTGTTAACTGTTACtggtaaaatatttaataatgttACTTCCAGCACTTCAGTAGTATGCATTACAGGTACCTTTATGAAAACAAGAGCTTTTGATTTTTGAAATTGTGTGTGTCTTCAGTAACACTTTGCAATGTGATCTTCTTGTTGGCAATTTGAAATACTCAGAACAGTAGATTTTCCCACGTGTGCTAACTTTTTCATACTTGCATGAAAGTCCAGTAAGGTGGTCCGGTGCCAGCGTTCACCTTCTTCGCTTTTGTAACAGCAGTCAGAATAGTTTCTTGCCTtaggttaaaaataataataataataatagaaaaaattaGTTATAATGTTCTCACAGACTTGCAGAGAGTGCTTAGCAACTGTAGGTGTTATTTCagctaaatattatttttggcTGTCACACACTTTATATGGGTAGAAGGTTAAGGACCCATTAGAAAGCATGTAATTAGAGGTGACATTTACACAACCTTGAACCTGTTCTTATTTCTATAATTGAGAATGACAttgattgaaaaaataaattccacaTGTAGATTCAAAAACTAGTTTTAGTGATGTATTACACAGTACGTGTTACTTCATTCAGCTTTCAAACTGGGTTTAGTAGCTTTTTATATTCTAGTGAATTAGTGCATTTCATTCATATTCTGCACTTCTGTAATTTCATGTAGTTCCTCTCCACACAAACAGAATTTACTCTTCTGGTCACTGTCACCTGGTCGTAACAGCCAGAAAGAGAGATTTAACTTGTTCAAAGTATGGGAAAAATGGGATGGGatagaaaatgtgaaaaacattCAGGTAGTTGTCATTGTAGGTGTGTGGTACATATCATTGTGCTATATGTCCTATAAGAATCTACTTCTTAGAATGTAGTTCATTGTTCTGTTGGCATCACTTTTTGATTAGAGGTTCACTGTGCAGGGTATATTTGTACACAGTCTGTATTTGGGGTGAATTTGGTGAATGTTTGGTAGGAGATATTTCCTTGTCTGCTTTGTTTGTCTGAGTGTGtatttttaactggaaaaaaaattccaattcTACTGCATCAGAACAGGGACTTGAAATTTGATTGTGTCCTCTCTGTGAAGAAtaattcctttgcttttgttgtgATAAATCCTCACTGAATGTAGGCCTAAAGAGTCTGAAGTTAGGTGGGAAGAATCAGGCTTCTGTACATCTCCCTCATGTAGAAAATGAATCAAGACTGCTAGGAAATTCCAGCATAAGTACTTTCTGTCACAGTAGGCACCAACTaagttttctgcctttttggttttgatattAAGAACAGAtaggtatttcttttttttacccaTTTTTCTGGTATGCTGGCAGTTCAGTAATCTCACTGCTCTAGttataaaactttttaaaaaaataaaccaaaacaaaaaaccacagcCTAAACCAACTCACTATATTGCACCCTAGCTTCATTTGTAATACAGCTGTGAGATATCTCTGGGAAGTGTGTTAAACTGGGTGTCAGTCTAGCACAGTGTAAGCGTAATTTTCTGGAGAACAAAAGTCTTGGgcaaataaaattgtttaaatcCTTGTTCAAAAGAGGTAAATTATGAGTGAGTGGTTTAAAAAACTCCTAAGGTTGTGCATTTTGCATGCTTTTTGACATTTTGTGAATTAGATCAGACTTCAGCAGTTGCCTAGTTATTAAAAAAtttgtattgtttttaatttccctttagATTCTGGTTCTTTAAATTCGCAACAGCACTTGCAATTAGTGTTGGAGCTTTCTTCATACCAGAGGGACCATTTACAACTGGTAAGGGAATATTGTCTTCTACTGTATCATGGTGCAATCATaactggttttaaaacaaaacttgaagTGCATGCTGATGTTCTACGGTTTTTATTGTAATTGTGTAACTATAGCACTTCCCTGTGTTTAGAGACATTAAGACAAAGTGTTAAATTATCTGTGGTTCTgaactggttttatttctcgTTTAGTGTGGTTTTATGTAGGTATGGCTGGAGCATTCTGCTTTATTCTTATTCAGCTGGTCTTGCTTATTGATTTTGCCCACTCCTGGAATGAATCTTGGGTTGAAAAAATGGAGGAAGGAAACTCAAGATGCTGGTATGCAGGTAAAGGACTGTATGACAATCaagtttttaatttcattgtaCTTTATGTTAAAGAAGTTGTTCACTGAGTAATACATTTTACCAGAGTACAGAAGAGCTGCGTTGTGCCGACGTATAATTTTCTCAGATAGTGTAGTTCAGCTCTGTTGTCCTTTTGATGTCAGGTTAAATAAGGAGAGGGGCAGCAGCCTCTGAGTAGTAAGGTCTGAGCATAAGCatcacaaatacttttttttctttctgtctgctACTCGATTGTTCTTCGCAGGTATATACTGAGTGGAAGGTATAGGATAAGATATAGTGAAGGAGAGTACAAATAGTTGCACTGGATAAATGATATGTTAAtttcaaaaaaacatttcagacatGATAATTTAGATGTTTCAAAAGGGAGCACAGTTTGTCTTTGTGCAATGGCCTCTTCactctttaatgtttttaataagaTGGAATTTATAAATAAGACTTaggttttccttctgttggAGAAGTAGTTCATCagcttattttttaagcttttattCAGTGTGTTTGTAGTATAACTGTATTCCTTCATACTTGCACTTCCTGGTTGCTCTTAAAGCGCTAGAGAATCAAGTGTGGCTTTAGGCTTCCTGTTTATTGTTCTTGTTTATTCCCTCTTTAACACTTCAGAGTATTGAGAGGAACTTGTTTCCTTTACACTTCATTGCCCAGAGCTGTATTTAGTAATGTCATTGTATACTGTATCCAAAACATGAGAATCATACAGTATTATATCAATTTTAATACTCTCCATTATTAATCAGtttaaagtttttctttcttttcacagctCTACTGTCTGCTACAGCTGTCAATTACCTGCTGTCTCTGGTAGCCATTATCTTGTTTTATGTTTATTACACTCGTCCAGAAGGTTGCTCTGAAAACAAGACATTTATCAGTGTTAATATGCTGCTGTGCATTGGTGCTTCTATAATGTCAATTCTGCCAAAGATTCAGGTATAGTTTTAATTCTGTTATCTTTATTCTGTACTGTCAGTTCCAGAAACCTATAATATAATAACCTACAATATAATCACGTCCAAGGCCTTCTAATTGCCTAACTTTGCTGCTTCTTGATTTCTTCATGTAGGAGTCTCAGCCAAGATCTGGTTTGCTGCAGTCTTCTGTGATCACAATTTATACCATGTATTTGACTTGGTCAGCTATGACCAATGAACCAGGTAGGTGTAGTAGCAGCATATGGCTTTTTGGGTAACCAGTTCAGCAGTAAATTGTATCTTCAGCTTTTTGCAAGGCAGTGTTAGGATGAGGTGCTACAACGCGTGCAAGTCAGAGGCAGGACTTGTTAGTTTGCGTCCTTTCCCTCAACCCCAACTTTCTGGAATAATATGGAAGAAGTAGTTCTTCTGAAGGTAACGTGGGTTTTGTTTGCACTTAGGTTTATCGTGTGGAAGAATTCCTGCTGTTATTGACAGGATTGCAGTATTCTTAGGCTTAGATTTTGCAGATCACCACAACTCTTCCTAGATGTGTGGAGGGTTCATCTTCCTAATGAGTTTCTTACCTGGTGACTGAGATGCTGCTGATTGTATTTTTCCgaacaggatttaaaaaaaatttattactAAAGGCTtgcagtgcttttttttgtgtctgaaaaTAACCTACCatctaattaattaattcagaatTTCAGGTG
The Apus apus isolate bApuApu2 chromosome 3, bApuApu2.pri.cur, whole genome shotgun sequence genome window above contains:
- the SERINC1 gene encoding serine incorporator 1; amino-acid sequence: MGSVLGLCSVASWIPCLCGSAPCLLCRCCPSGNNSTITRLIYAFFLLLGVSVACVMLIPGMEEQLKKIPGFCEGGMGTTIPGVHGQVNCDVLVGYKAVYRVCFGMAMFFLLFSLLMIKVKSSNDPRAAVHNGFWFFKFATALAISVGAFFIPEGPFTTVWFYVGMAGAFCFILIQLVLLIDFAHSWNESWVEKMEEGNSRCWYAALLSATAVNYLLSLVAIILFYVYYTRPEGCSENKTFISVNMLLCIGASIMSILPKIQESQPRSGLLQSSVITIYTMYLTWSAMTNEPDRRCNPSLLSIIGYNSTTVPTQGQVVQWWDAQGIVGLVLFLLCVLYSSIRTSNNSQVNKLMLTSDESTLIEDGMPRSDGSLDDGDDVHRAIDNERDGVTYSYSFFHFMLFLASLYIMMTLTNWYSPDSSYETMTSKWPSVWVKISSSWIGIVLYVWTLVAPLVLTNRDFD